The region tttaatggtatgattgctttctagtcacttcgcccaactgccatttcgcccaaccagcctggtcatttcgcccaaccagcctggtcattcgcccaaccagcatggtcatttcgcccaaccatcatagtcatttcgcccaaccagcatggtcatttcgcccaaccgtgtcggtcatttcgcccaaccttatttttactaatattcagtcagaataatattactttttctatacCACAAGTTCAATTTGacttattttgggttaggttacttcgtaataggtaaataaaaaagtgaggtccactcgatatcgatcggagtctgagcagttatttcgggtataatgggaggattacactactttaggcgtttacgcatataatggaagttatattattatacaaacacaggggaataggtcttcataaaaacctatcaaaccaaacccctaaaacactattccatcctactgactaacaattcccgaacgtttccttattaaatataaacccgtccgtaatattgaattactatatttaatcaatgtaaccactttatcaatataaccacatatgtaatcacatatgtaatcaatttaaccacgacttcaagcttccttaatactcggttcgtatcccgtaacgttaacaattcccgaacgtttactatatcaaacctatcaaacctaacccctaaaacactgatccatcctcaagattccttaatattcggttcgtatcctgtaacgttacaaattcccgaacgtttccttttgaaatatcatatttaatcaaggtaaggttgggcgaaatggcagttgggcgaaatggttgttgggcaaagtgtcctgcttccgtatgattggggagctgaaagtgttcccctactggagtctccattttcatggtattgacttgtgactagaactgcttcttgagggtggtcttggtttcaccaacatactcgtaacttcaatgtcctctaaactcaatgacaccatttaaattgaaatatcagtttccagtgctgcataagtgtgataagttctaaacaaaaggtatatttttagtcacagccatagaagctatagcaggatacttgcaatctagtaactcttgttttatgtaatctctacagatactcctgatccagttacttcaacacctctcaagaagccatctgccaatgttctgtccaatgtcaccagtaggattagatatggagcagcatgggagagaaacctcagactatacgaatacacattgccacatttacatgatcctgaacaaaagagatcatacatatggcaggggcaagcacttttcccagacttttgttgacaggttgtgcgacattcacaaacgttggattagcagctaatgatacatctgcatcaccagattgagataaattgctttcgtccatcgtccattttgttcgatagtagctatgactgtgaatcaggagcttggccaccctctaagtcaatgtgggcaaggttggggaaattcaatcaaggagtaacaatcagagaatggccagctttatattgtatatagacctacacgcaca is a window of Apostichopus japonicus isolate 1M-3 chromosome 21, ASM3797524v1, whole genome shotgun sequence DNA encoding:
- the LOC139963196 gene encoding uncharacterized protein isoform X2, whose product is MEKELYKHVHDLTSVSNADFAEHLLQDHTKRFQMHLFRKDAESQTEAFSAAVTTERSVDTQKGEDTPDPVTSTPLKKPSANVLSNVTSRIRYGAAWERNLRLYEYTLPHLHDPEQKRSYIWQGQALFPDFC